A genome region from Scyliorhinus torazame isolate Kashiwa2021f chromosome 13, sScyTor2.1, whole genome shotgun sequence includes the following:
- the abtb1 gene encoding ankyrin repeat and BTB/POZ domain-containing protein 1 isoform X2 → MFQTKWKGKKAIALKHPLINPMAFRAILQYFYTGRLDIEVENVEDFKILAKQCKLEELISELESKCKKVYEFVSSKPGTWVKVLSLEPDENCRLQDDLAILADCALPAELRVGFGELPFDSTDNFSSYPDLSFRVEGYIFLCHKAFFCSRSDYFRALLQDHFSESEELQSQPSIPMVTLHNMTEDIFIRVLYYIYSDNTELSPENVYEVLCVADMYLLPGLKRLCGKTLATMLIEDNVVNIWKTAKLFRLSRLEDQCTEYMAKMIEKLVESEEFAEVVKEDAAEVEARQETDSIPLVDDIRFHVTSNVQTYSAIEEANQKLQALEELLARLELEC, encoded by the exons ATTAACCCGATGGCTTTCAGGGCAATTTTGCAGTATTTCTATACAG GCCGACTGGATATTGAAGTGGAAAATGTTGAAGATTTTAAAATCTTAGCAAAGCAGTGCAAGTTGGAGGAACTCATCAGTGAATTGGAAAGCAAATGCAAAAAAGTGTACGAGTTTG TTTCCTCAAAGCCTGGAACGTGGGTGAAAGTTCTGTCGTTGGAACCTGATGAAAACTGCAGGCTGCAGGATGATCTGGCCATACTTGCAGACTGTGCACTGCCTGCAGAGTTGCGG GTGGGATTTGGTGAGCTACCTTTTGACAGTACTGATAACTTTAGCAGTTACCCTGATCTGAGCTTCAGAGTAGAAGGCTACATCTTCCTGTGCCACAAG GCATTTTTTTGCAGTCGCAGTGATTATTTCAGGGCATTACTGCAGGATCATTTCTCCGAAAGTGAGGAACTTCAGAGCCAGCCCAGTATCCCCATGGTGACACTCCACAACATGACGGAGGATATCTTCATCAGAGTCCTTTACTACATCTACAGTGATAATACTGAG TTATCTCCGGAAAATGTATACGAGGTGCTGTGTGTGGCTGACATGTATCTACTGCCAGGCTTGAAGAGGCTTTGCGGGAAGACCCTTGCCACGATGCTGATCGAGGACAATGTGGTCAACATTTGGAAGACAGCAAAGCTTTTCAGGCTTTCCCGACTTGAGGACCAGTGCACTGAATATATGGCTAAAATGATAGAAAAg CTTGTGGAGTCAGAAGAGTTCGCTGAAGTGGTAAAGGAGGATGCTGCAGAGGTCGAGGCCCGACAGGAGACCGACTCCATCCCCCTTGTGGACGATATACGTTTCCATGTCACCAGCAACGTGCAGACTTACAGTGCCATCGAGGAGGCTAACCAGAAACTCCAAGCCCTGGAAGAACTCTTGGCTAGATTGGAACTCGAGTGTTAA